A window of the Phaseolus vulgaris cultivar G19833 chromosome 5, P. vulgaris v2.0, whole genome shotgun sequence genome harbors these coding sequences:
- the LOC137835373 gene encoding rab GTPase-activating protein 22-like isoform X1: MWRDPGVSADSFYEIRPECTDVPISRFKIKAGKTLSARKWQAAFTREGYLDIGKTLSRIYRGGVHPSIRREVWEFLLGCYDPKSTFEERDQIRHRRRMQYATIKEECRQLFPLVGSGRFVTAPVVTEDGLPIQDPLVLKETNTAKGLAVHNQDNNNHSRMVATNSLKKVTDKIVVQWLLTLHQIGLDVVRTDRTLVFYERQENLSKLWDVLSVYAWIDKDVGYGQGMCDLCSPMIILLDDEADAFWCFERLMRRLRGNFRCTESSVGVTSQLSDLASVTQVIDPKLHNHLEHLGGGDYLFAFRMLMVLFRREFSFCDSLFLWEMMWALEYDPDLFLMYEMPESATGQAVGSKGKSKSIRQCGKYEREFLKSGSKNASEAPLPMSVFLVASVLKDKSAKLLQEARGLDDVVKILNDITGNLDAKKACSGAMKLHKKYLKKAKKH, from the exons ATGTGGAGAGATCCGGGAGTTTCAGCTGATTCTTTCTATGAAATCCGCCCCGAATGTACCGATGTTCCCATTTCTCGATTTAAAATCAAG GCTGGTAAAACACTAAGTGCAAGAAAATGGCAAGCTGCATTTACTCGAGAAGGGTATCTAGATATAGGCAAGACTCTAAGCCGAATCTACCGTGGG GGAGTCCATCCATCTATTAGGAGAGAAGTTTGGGAATTTCTACTTGGTTGCTATGATCCCAAGAGTACATTTGAGGAAAGAGATCAGATAAGACATCGCCGAAG AATGCAATATGCTACAATTAAAGAAGAATGCCGCCAATTGTTTCCTCTTGTTGGAAGTGGTAGATTTGTCACAGCACCTGTTGTTACTGAAGATGGTCTGCCAATTCAAGATCCATTGGTTCTGAAAGAAACAAATACAGCCAAGGGATTGGCAGTACATAATCaagataataataatcattCAAGAATGGTTGCTACAAATAGTTTAAAGAAGGTGACAGACAAGATAGTAGTCCAGTGGCTGTTAACTCTCCATCAAATAG GTCTTGATGTGGTTCGCACTGATAGGACATTAGTTTTTTATGAGAGGCAAGAAAATCTGTCAAAATTATGGGATGTTCTATCTGTTTATGCCTGGATAGATAAAGACGTTGGCTATGGTCAAG GAATGTGTGACCTATGCTCCCCTATGATAATTCTTCTTGATGATGAAGCAGACGCATTTTGGTGCTTTGAGCGTTTGATGCGCAGGCTT CGCGGCAATTTTAGATGCACCGAGAGCTCTGTTGGGGTGACATCACAACTAAGTGATTTGGCTTCAGTTACTCAAGTAATTGATCCAAAACTTCATAACCATTTAG AGCATCTTGGTGGAGGTGACTATCTGTTTGCTTTTCGAATGCTAATGGTTTTGTTTCGTCGAGAATtctctttttgtgattcgttgtTTCTTTGGGAG ATGATGTGGGCCTTGGAATATGATCCTGATTTGTTCTTGATGTATGAAATGCCTGAATCAGCTACTGGACAAGCTGTGGGCTCAAAAGGGAAATCAAAATCAATACGTCAATGTGGAAAGTATGAGAGAGAATTTTTGAAGAGTGGATCAAAGAATGCTTCTGAAGCCCCTCTTCCTATGTCTGTTTTCCTTGTTGCTAGTGTATTGAAAGATAAAAGTGCAAAACTACTCCAAGAAGCACGGGGTTTGGATGATGTTGTCAAG ATTTTGAATGACATAACTGGGAATCTAGATGCCAAAAAAGCTTGCAGTGGGGCTATGAAACTTCacaagaaatatttaaaaaag
- the LOC137835373 gene encoding rab GTPase-activating protein 22-like isoform X2 yields MQYATIKEECRQLFPLVGSGRFVTAPVVTEDGLPIQDPLVLKETNTAKGLAVHNQDNNNHSRMVATNSLKKVTDKIVVQWLLTLHQIGLDVVRTDRTLVFYERQENLSKLWDVLSVYAWIDKDVGYGQGMCDLCSPMIILLDDEADAFWCFERLMRRLRGNFRCTESSVGVTSQLSDLASVTQVIDPKLHNHLEHLGGGDYLFAFRMLMVLFRREFSFCDSLFLWEMMWALEYDPDLFLMYEMPESATGQAVGSKGKSKSIRQCGKYEREFLKSGSKNASEAPLPMSVFLVASVLKDKSAKLLQEARGLDDVVKILNDITGNLDAKKACSGAMKLHKKYLKKAKKH; encoded by the exons ATGCAATATGCTACAATTAAAGAAGAATGCCGCCAATTGTTTCCTCTTGTTGGAAGTGGTAGATTTGTCACAGCACCTGTTGTTACTGAAGATGGTCTGCCAATTCAAGATCCATTGGTTCTGAAAGAAACAAATACAGCCAAGGGATTGGCAGTACATAATCaagataataataatcattCAAGAATGGTTGCTACAAATAGTTTAAAGAAGGTGACAGACAAGATAGTAGTCCAGTGGCTGTTAACTCTCCATCAAATAG GTCTTGATGTGGTTCGCACTGATAGGACATTAGTTTTTTATGAGAGGCAAGAAAATCTGTCAAAATTATGGGATGTTCTATCTGTTTATGCCTGGATAGATAAAGACGTTGGCTATGGTCAAG GAATGTGTGACCTATGCTCCCCTATGATAATTCTTCTTGATGATGAAGCAGACGCATTTTGGTGCTTTGAGCGTTTGATGCGCAGGCTT CGCGGCAATTTTAGATGCACCGAGAGCTCTGTTGGGGTGACATCACAACTAAGTGATTTGGCTTCAGTTACTCAAGTAATTGATCCAAAACTTCATAACCATTTAG AGCATCTTGGTGGAGGTGACTATCTGTTTGCTTTTCGAATGCTAATGGTTTTGTTTCGTCGAGAATtctctttttgtgattcgttgtTTCTTTGGGAG ATGATGTGGGCCTTGGAATATGATCCTGATTTGTTCTTGATGTATGAAATGCCTGAATCAGCTACTGGACAAGCTGTGGGCTCAAAAGGGAAATCAAAATCAATACGTCAATGTGGAAAGTATGAGAGAGAATTTTTGAAGAGTGGATCAAAGAATGCTTCTGAAGCCCCTCTTCCTATGTCTGTTTTCCTTGTTGCTAGTGTATTGAAAGATAAAAGTGCAAAACTACTCCAAGAAGCACGGGGTTTGGATGATGTTGTCAAG ATTTTGAATGACATAACTGGGAATCTAGATGCCAAAAAAGCTTGCAGTGGGGCTATGAAACTTCacaagaaatatttaaaaaag